A region from the Arachis ipaensis cultivar K30076 chromosome B01, Araip1.1, whole genome shotgun sequence genome encodes:
- the LOC107606958 gene encoding uncharacterized protein LOC107606958, giving the protein MTAVAPLEIRIFSKLVNKAKVVEECAKKVASSRDTRRGNKNQGNGKYFQLRAQNFKRGGHVPQGQGDFRRNNYDQYQHVIGRGGCFTCGLPGHMAKNCPRKRTLNVGQNQQGRVFAVNAQDAAKSDPLMRDNCLFGEKTLVVIYDTGASHSFIALDKIEELGLKVSELAFNLHVHTPYQMVMTKLGCRQVSFKLVDREFIHDLIYLPMVGLELILGFDWLSNNWVLLDFFERSIWFMQEGEGGVVIVEGYYLNSVLVNYSGEECQGYILLAANKLGDEQRLDQISVVKDFSEVFPEDIPEFLPQSEIEFAIDLVRRAGPVSIAPYRMAPIELAELKT; this is encoded by the exons ATGACGGCTGTAGCTCCTTTGGAGATTCGGATCTTTTCCAAACTTGTGAATAAGGCAAAAGTTGTGGAGGAGTGTGCGAAGAAAGTGGCATCATCAAGAGATACTCGCAGAGGAAATAAAAATCAGGGGAATGGAAAATACTTTCAACTAAGAGCTCAAAACTTCAAGAGAGGAGGGCATGTACCTCAAGGTCAAGGGGACTTTAGGAGGAACAACTACGATCAGTACCAGCATGTCATAGGGAGAG GTGGATGCTTTACCTGTGGATTGCCTGGACACATGGCGAAGAATTGCCCTCGTAAGAGGACTCTGAATGTGGGCCAGAACCAGCAAGGTCGGGTGTTTGCTGtgaatgcccaggatgctgcaaagTCGGATCCGTTGATGAGAGATAACTGTTTATTTGGTGAGAAAACATTGGTTGTAATATATGATACTGGAGCCTCGCATTCGTTTATTGCATTAGATAAAATTGAGGAACTAGGATTGAAAGTGTCAGAATTAGCATTTAATTTGCATGTGCATACTCCGTATCAAATGGTTATGACTAAGTTAGGCTGTAGGCAAGTATCCTTCAAGCTTGTGGATAGAGAATTTATTCATGACTTAATATATTTGCCAATGGTTGGGTTGGAGttgattttggggtttgattggttaTCAAATAATTGGgtattgttggatttctttgagCGATCAATTTGGTTTATGCaggaaggagaaggaggagtAGTGATAGTAGAGGGTTATTACCTAAACTCTGTTTTGGTAAATTATAGTGGGGAAGAATGTCAGGGGTATATATTGTTGGCTGCGAATAAGTTAGGTGATGAGCAGAGGTTAGATCAAATTTCAGTAGTTAAAGACTTTTCTGAAGTATTTCCTGAAGATATTCCTGAATTTTTACCTCAAAGCGAGATTGAGTTTGCTATTGACTTGGTACGGAGAGCCGGACCAGTCTCAATTGCGCCGTACcgaatggctccgatagagctggctGAACTTAAGACttag
- the LOC107606978 gene encoding uncharacterized protein LOC107606978: MDEIAQSPLCWYEASESSVLGPDLVEETTEKIKKIRARILTAQSRQKSYADQRRKSLEFEVGEHVFLSVTPTTGIGRAIKTKKLNPRYIRPFEILRQFGLVAYQVALPPRLSNLHDVFHMSKLRKYTSDAAHVLESKSVELKENLTFQVTSMRIDDTSMKKLRGKEVLLVKVAWRIAGVEEHTWELEFEMRKDYPKLFSRNH, from the coding sequence ATGGACGAAATTGCCCAGTCTCCACTGTGTTGGTATGAAGCCAGTGAATCGAGTGTGTTGGGTCCTGATTTGGTAGAagagactactgagaagattAAAAAGATTCGAGCTAGAATTTTAACTGCACAAAGCCGACAGAAGAGCTATGCAGATCAGAGAAGGAAATCGTTAGAATTTGAAGTGGGCGAGCATGTATTTCTGAGTGTTACTCCAacaactgggattggaagagcaatTAAAACGAAGAAGTTGAATCCGAGGTATATAAGGCCGTTTGAGATTTTGAGACAATTCGGGCTGGTGGCATATCAAGTAGCCTTGCCACCGCGTTTGTCTAACTTACATGACGTATTCCACATGTCAAAACTCCGTAAGTACACGTCTGATGCGGCTCATGTCTTAGAGTCCAAATCGGTCGAGCTGAAAGAGAACTTGACTTTTCAAGTAACATCGATGCGGATTGACGACACTAGTATGAAGAAGTTGCGTGGAAAGGAGGTTCTGTTGGTTAAAGTGGCTTGGAGAATAGCGGGAgtggaagagcacacttgggaattggagttCGAGATGCGGAAGGATTATCCCAAGCTATTCTCACGTAATCACtaa